A segment of the Cohnella algarum genome:
ATTTCTACCCCTTTTCGCTCACATAACTCCCGGATGATTTTTCCGATTTCCCTTTTTAATTTCCCATAGATCACTTGCCGCCGATACTTCGGGGCAAATACGATATGATATTTACAGTTCCATTTCGTGTGTGCTAGACTGCTCTTGTCCATCCCTTGTCCTCCATTGATGTTTGGTAGCGGTTGGCAGACCGGCTCCCATATTATCATTGAAGGTCAAGGGATGACTACTCATAGCTATAAGCTTTCCTGAACCCCCAGTCGAACTGGGGGTTTTCTTATACAAAGAAAGGGCCGGACGAGAACGTTCGTCCGGCCGCGCAACGTCCGCGTCAATTTCGTCCGTAATAAAGCTTGCGGTTCGCGATATCGACGAGATAAAGAATATCGACGCCGTTCGCGTTCCGCTCGACGGCAAGCCGCTCGATCGGCTTGCCGGGAGCGATCGAAACCGCGCTCCAGCCGGTGCCGCCCGACTGAACCGCCATAAACGCGCGGTCCGTTCCGCTAGTCTTCGCGTAATAAACCCTTGCCTGCGAGCCGGTCCACGTAACGTCCAGCGCCGCTCTCGTTTCGGATTCGTCATAGACGGTTTGCAAATTCCAAGCCCCTCCGGCGCGCGTCGCAAGCTTGACCGAGAACGTGCCGCTGCCTTCCTCCCGGTACCTGTACGCAATGACCGGTTGATTCGAAGAGTCGACGGTCAGCTTGGCGCTCTGCACGCCAGGGCCTCCCGGATCGCTCCCGCTTTGCACGTAAGCTTCGCTTGCCGCCAGCGGTTGAACGATATCCGCCGCGGAAAGCGGTACGGGCACCGATACGGGGGTGCCGTCGGCCTTGGAAAACGTTCCGGTCGCCGGGCTGTACTTGAGATAAGACAGCTCATGGCGAAGGGCGCTTGCCGCAAAATGCGACCATTCGAACAGGAGGTGCAGATCGCCGTTCGAATCGAAAGCCAGATCGTCCGGGTACACGGAGCGGTTCAGCGTCGACGCGACGACCGCGATCTGGCTCCATTCGGACGCCGCATTGTCCCAACGGAAAAGCACGCCGTTGCGTTTGCCGGCCGGGTCCTGAGAGGCCCGGACAAGCAAGTAAAGGTCTCCGTTGGGAGCGGTCTTCACGATCGGATACGTAATCTTCATGTTCGGGTCGGGCATGTCGGCCGAATGGTTTTGCGGCGGACCCCCGACCGTATCCGAACGGAAATAACGCCACTCGTTGTCGTGCATCGAGGCGAACACGTGGAACCGGCCGTTGCCGTCCCTCGCGATCGAAGGCTGGTTATGGCCGTTGTCGTCGACGTATTCGGCGACGGCGGTTCCATTCATCACCGGAATATTCGACCAAGCGCCCGTCCCGTCCCTTCTCGCGATATAAACTTTGTGCGTGCCGGCCGCGCTCCCCGGCGCGTTATAGGCCATATAGGCGTACTCGAGTCCGGTTCCGTACGTCGCGAGCGGCGACCACCAGCCCGCCTGATTGCTGGAGTCCATCGCGTAAGGAACCTCGGTCAGCGCCGCGGCGGCGCTTCCGGTGCCGGCCGGCGTCAGCGAGGCCAGCAGGATTGCCGCCGCCCAAACTCTTAAAGCTCTCTTCCACTTCATGCCCAGTCGCCTCCTGCGAACGAATGACTTTCCATCAGTGCTTGCGTCTGCGAGATTTGCGTCTGCGAGATTTCCGCAGCCAGATTCGATAAAGCGGTTACATAAAAGCGGATTTCAATCGGCGCCGCAATCATCGTACCATGGCGAATCGGGCCCGGGCATGAACGATTTCTTGTTGTTCATAGAACGAAATCGTGCATGTTCGTGCCGGTTGGAGCCGCGATAGAACGATTTCTCGGCCGCTCTCCGCTCGCAAGCGCATTGTTCCGGCTCGGCACCGGAGCGGATTAGATTAAAGGCCATCTTTTCAAATGGCCCTTTCGGGGTCTGTCAATAATTCTGTGTAAACTCCTATATAGGAATCTCCCCCGAGGGGAAATAGGCCCATCAAGGTAAGTGTTGCCCGATCCTGTCGGGAAAGAAGACGGAGAGTTGCAAAAGCATCTGCCCCCAGTTTTGGACACGGCCCGTCCATTTCCGTGTGACGTCCATGGTGACCAGGTAGAGCATTTTAATCAGCGGATACTTGGCACCCCACGTCTCTTCAAAGCGATCCAGCTCGACCAGCGCCATGTCCTCGGTAGCCTTTGTAGATCGGCTTTAGGTCTGCTGTGACCTTTTTCAGATCCTTGTAGGAAACGTACCGAGTAGAGTTGCGGATCTTGTGGATGATACATTTTTGAATCTCTGTCTGGGGATAGCAGGCGGAGATGGCTTGGGAGAAGCCGTTGAAGTTGTCGACACAGGTGATGAGAATATCCTGAACGCCGCGGTTCTTGAGGTCGTTTAGCACGCTCAGCCAGAACTTCGCCGACTCGTTCTCGCCGATCTACATGCCCAGCACATCCTTGTTGCCGTCCAGATCTTTGCCAATGACCATGTATATGACCATGTATGCAGCTTTGTTCGACGAACGGTATGTACCGGTCATGCTCCTCTCCATTGGGAAGGCTAAAGAAGAGGGGCATGAATCTGTGCGCTTGCCTAGTGAGCAAATTACCTTTTGGCGCTAATATGAGTTCGCATTTCCCATAAAACCTAGAGTCGGACCGAGTAACCGGTCCGATCTCCTCATCTATTATGCCAATCTTATGTCAAATCTTCTCAATACGCCTAGGACTTCCTCGACCTCCTTCACTTAGGATTCGGCCACTGCATCATAAATTATTTGGATTCTTCCGTATATCGCTTGAAATTGTTCATAATCGCTTGCCAGCCCGCCTGCTGAAAATCAACGGGGTGACTACTTTCGGCGTCGAAGGTTTCAATGACCTTCGTTGTCTCGCCTTGATCGACGAACGTAATCTCTACCTTACGGCCATCTCCCAGAGTGTAAGATATCGTCTTATGAAGCTCAACTTCATCATAAACTCCGCCAAAATCAAAGCCCATGCTGCCATCCTTCGCTTCCATTCTGGTTACGAACTTTCCGCCGACTCGCAAATCATTTTCCGCATGTGGCGCATGCCAGTCTTCAGAAGCCTGATTCCACTTCATAATGTGCTCCGGCTCGGTCCAAGAGCTCCATACTTTTGCTACAGGGGCTTGAACGACGGCCTCTACCGTTACTTTGATTGGGTTGCTTGTTTCCATTGTGAATGACACCTCTCTAAGGGTATTTTTTTGTCTCTCCCTTATATAGACGAAATCCAATTGCTAAATTCATCGGACTAATTGTTCCGGAAGCCCCAATCGAGAAAATAATTTTGTGTTTATGAAATTTTGAACATGTCGTATGCGACTATCCTTCACTTCAATCACGTGGATTCCCCAAGGCACCAGAACAGATCCATCCTTGCTCGGCATATACTGTGCCAAAGCCGGATAACCGCCATTCACTATGGTCGGCAAAAATTTAGACCCTTCGCAATGCCAGCGCGTAAGCGTAAAGAACTTGAACAAGTCGTCTTGGCCGCTTATCCACATAGGGAATGGAGGCATAGACATACAACCTTCTTCATGGAACAGCGACACAAGCGCGTTAATGTCAAATTGTTCGAAGGCCTCCACATACCGGGAGAGGAGATCCGGATCGGGGTCCGCATCCATCCTGCTGATCTCGTCGGAACGAAGCTGCGTCCGGTCCATCGTCTCTCTGGCACGCTGCAAAGCACTGTTCACCGCCGCCGGCGACATCCTTAAAGTTTCCGCGATTTGTTTGGAGGACCATTCAAAAACATCCTTCAAAATAAGAACCGCCCGTTGACGAGGCGGCAAGGCCTGTAAGAGGGCGATAAAACAGAGCTGAAGGGTATCCCTGCGAACGAGAATATCCTCAGGGTTTCCGCCAAAATCAGGTGAAGGCCAAATCCAGGCCGATTCCGGCAGCGTCTCGCTCGGCGTGACAATGGATACCGCCGGATCGGATAGGTCAACGGGAAGAACCCGGCGCTTGGCCTGCCTCAGCTTGTCCAGACATAAGTTCGACGCGATACGGTAGATCCATGTTTTAATGGATGCTTCCTGCCTGAACACGTCCCAGCTTTGCCAAGCTCGAATGTACGTTTCCTGAACAGCATCGTCCGCATCATCGATGGAACCAAGCATTCGGTAGCAAAACGATGTTAACCCCGGCTTATAGCTCTCAAATAGCTTCATATCAAAAGCTGCTCCGCTCATCTTGACCTCCTCTGACCGATACTCGGAATCGTTCTCCTCCCATCATAATCGAAGCGTCCGGATGCCTCAATCCATCATTCGCAAGAGGGCGGGGAATAATGGTCGGGCGCATAGTTAAAAATGGTCAATGTTTATGTGCCAGAATATTGACAAGCTTACCAAAAGGATCGCGCACATAAAATCTCCGAACACCCCAAGGCTCGTCCACAAGCCCATATTCTACCGAAAATCCCGCATTCCTCATTCGTTCAAACGCAGCGTCGACATCATCAACTTCAATCGATAGATCAGGTGTAGCCGTATCGGAGCCCCCCTGTGAAGCAAAACTAATTTGAATGCTCATCTCCTCATTTGAACCATAGGTTCGAATCCACCCATGATCCATTAACAATTCAAGACCGAGCACGTCATGGTAAAAGCGTTCGGCTTCCGCGATTTCTTTCGTATTTATATTGGCAACGATTCGTTTGACCTTCATTTCAATCCTCTTTTCTTTATGTAGCGTGAGTAGTATTGTCACATCCCACTCTTTACGAACCATCCATATTAGACACTCCAAGTGCGTTGAGTACCTCGCCATCCGAGAAATGTTGCCGGACCGAGCCACCCGCCGATG
Coding sequences within it:
- a CDS encoding VOC family protein encodes the protein MKVKRIVANINTKEIAEAERFYHDVLGLELLMDHGWIRTYGSNEEMSIQISFASQGGSDTATPDLSIEVDDVDAAFERMRNAGFSVEYGLVDEPWGVRRFYVRDPFGKLVNILAHKH
- a CDS encoding sigma-70 family RNA polymerase sigma factor; this translates as MSGAAFDMKLFESYKPGLTSFCYRMLGSIDDADDAVQETYIRAWQSWDVFRQEASIKTWIYRIASNLCLDKLRQAKRRVLPVDLSDPAVSIVTPSETLPESAWIWPSPDFGGNPEDILVRRDTLQLCFIALLQALPPRQRAVLILKDVFEWSSKQIAETLRMSPAAVNSALQRARETMDRTQLRSDEISRMDADPDPDLLSRYVEAFEQFDINALVSLFHEEGCMSMPPFPMWISGQDDLFKFFTLTRWHCEGSKFLPTIVNGGYPALAQYMPSKDGSVLVPWGIHVIEVKDSRIRHVQNFINTKLFSRLGLPEQLVR
- a CDS encoding BNR-4 repeat-containing protein, with translation MKWKRALRVWAAAILLASLTPAGTGSAAAALTEVPYAMDSSNQAGWWSPLATYGTGLEYAYMAYNAPGSAAGTHKVYIARRDGTGAWSNIPVMNGTAVAEYVDDNGHNQPSIARDGNGRFHVFASMHDNEWRYFRSDTVGGPPQNHSADMPDPNMKITYPIVKTAPNGDLYLLVRASQDPAGKRNGVLFRWDNAASEWSQIAVVASTLNRSVYPDDLAFDSNGDLHLLFEWSHFAASALRHELSYLKYSPATGTFSKADGTPVSVPVPLSAADIVQPLAASEAYVQSGSDPGGPGVQSAKLTVDSSNQPVIAYRYREEGSGTFSVKLATRAGGAWNLQTVYDESETRAALDVTWTGSQARVYYAKTSGTDRAFMAVQSGGTGWSAVSIAPGKPIERLAVERNANGVDILYLVDIANRKLYYGRN
- a CDS encoding SRPBCC family protein, with the protein product METSNPIKVTVEAVVQAPVAKVWSSWTEPEHIMKWNQASEDWHAPHAENDLRVGGKFVTRMEAKDGSMGFDFGGVYDEVELHKTISYTLGDGRKVEITFVDQGETTKVIETFDAESSHPVDFQQAGWQAIMNNFKRYTEESK